One genomic region from Cinclus cinclus chromosome 22, bCinCin1.1, whole genome shotgun sequence encodes:
- the TEX14 gene encoding inactive serine/threonine-protein kinase TEX14, whose protein sequence is MAHPVPLSFPCPVQLGHIKGDSLEADLHEYVREGNYMKVKKLLKKGIFVDAVNSMGQTCLFTAALLGLGKIVDVLLEYGSDANHRCYDGSTPVHAAAFSGNQWILSKLLDEGGDLRVHDKEGKTPQFWALSARKESSAQMLEFIHQCTLHMQAAIWNLPSDLLRKVGSSKALICSPSRFGGLVQGNAEIPLGKLLKGQPSVAKNIYSFGFGKFCLTGSGHLGYLASLPIIGEKDVVQADDEQAFSYPVGPYMTMTNLMWGGSRVTVKELSFQPQQSSWKLRLADLLLAEQEHCSKLSHPHLLQLMSVCLSSDLEKTRLVYERVHFGSLYSILHERRAEFPVLQTETILHILLQILDALRFLHSQGFIHRSLSSYAIQIVSSGEAKLCNLEYMIESKDSGEHSDLTRIPVPLQLFRWCSPEIILGKPGTVKSDVYSFCAVLQETLTESPPWKDVEDSAIKQLILSGEQLEADARLPLIYYDVVKSGLEPKQRSRSMKLQDIQYILKKDLKDLVKSEGGQRSAVLADVNICWASAFRFKKRTVEIQEKELSKAGGFSAPKYSAFPKENSALVVEEAAASAEPTEQDRSLDVSSELQTGASHYTESDVDGSLCSFEMNEILASYPEGPQDFLEGEPGLGQALKDAEKQQKEDQSLWEGEEEGGESLESSTGFSGEEEEEVEEEEEEEVEEEEEERVREASALSQVRGDAGRRLSSPSQSEQHISKCALNLRIMQSMLQQAGDSLSRAEEKLDRLEAMGKQKLHQEIRVNLLPKEGSQGRHWNESATTQNTDKTFSGVDVFLQNAVAPPSRDYVPPSITCQAPGRDSFQAVPKTAKEREAIQKEKWKSKIATGHRDLGFKGLDDEVSLNQENFLPHVSARCQQKFNLQCQRGADSHPAARRGEKWCHSKARAEFWSKTKCEKRRVMQLGWRTEVKQMARRVASGQLGLSCAYPASECTSESEAESVKETSQHVPARTPKSQEQQRCGWQPGEGAEPWDLGSEDRAESGESDLEPALSSSTGSSCQSPAPDEQAESGAAIPESSVLPQQAENLSRGHSRELHCSLNSPPDVTEEFFTPDFLPPALEGRSEPETSNADGKAEDVCAGFLQKLPADAASGIQAPGGKILFCSTTPQSCGSNRLGVNQLGQMPGVRVDAAREATLWEPQEECQEKDVSVADIQDLSSIPCEQNFQRGVECKTPRLSHAPTSVSTPLGSEEKIPLAFEKYKHYHEFSSDSSFCGSHETSSTVFKTFTTACEGERSMEIPTPRVCPFGLKEPVGLPPVVSSLRNTRQAPALSESSPPSIDELPPPAQELLDEIEHLKQQDSITPGLEGMGLQDSGVQVNALDQVKMENGETEKESGRNEKTNQSLWTEESFNLAEDTERAHSSLDDILEGMLHAVPGDEEIQEEPRGHTLGAARLQDPEDVGRKNGVEEREALAGGRAPGTSAGFFSDEPPKDQKSHPQQQQLAPAPPFRIIVLDESSLQDENTE, encoded by the exons TCCATGGGCCAGACCTGTCTCTtcactgctgcactgctggggctgggtaAAATagtggatgtgctgctggaatATGGCTCAGATGCCAATCA TCGCTGCTACGATGGGAGCACCCCAGTGCATGCAGCTGCTTTTTCAGGAAACCAGTGGATCCTCAGCAAGTTACTGGATGAAGGAGGAGACCTCCGAGTCCACGACAAAGAGGGGAAAACTCCCCAGTTCTGGGCTTTGTCAGCCAGGAAGGAAAGCAGTGCTCAG ATGCTGGAATTTATCCATCAGTGCACACTGCACATGCAGGCTGCCATTTGGAATCTTCCCTCTGATCTGCTCAGGAAAGTTGGCTCCTCCAAGGCCTTGATCTGCAGCCCCTCGAGGTTTGGTGGCCTTGTCCAAGG AAATGCTGAGATTCCTCTGGGTAAATTACTGAAAGGACAACCCAGTGTGGCCAAGAACATTTACAGCTTTGGTTTTGGGAAG TTCTGTCTCACAGGCAGTGGCCACCTGGGCTACCTGGCTTCTCTCCCAATTATTGGGGAGAAAGATGTGGTTCAGGCTGATGATGAACAAGCATTTTCCTACCCCGTGGGGCCCTACATGACCATGACCAA CTTGATGTGGGGAGGCAGCAGAGTGACAGTGAAGGAGCTGAgcttccagccccagcagagcagctggaagcTGCGCCTGGCTGATCTCctcctggcagagcaggagcactgcag CAAACTCAGCCACCCTCACTTGCTGCAGTTGATGTCTGTTTGTCTGTCCAGTGACCTGGAGAAAACTCGTTTGGTCTATGAGAGGGTTCACTTTGGCTCTCTCTACAGCATCCTCCATGAAAGG CGTGCAGaattcccagtgctgcagacagAGACCATTCTGCACATTTTGCTCCAGATCCTCGATGCTCTGCGTTTCCTGCACTCCCAGGGGTTCATCCATCGCTCCCTCTCCTCCTATGCCATCCAAATTGTGTCCTCTGGGGAGGCCAAGCTCTGCAACCTGGAGTACATGATAGAGAG CAAGGACAGTGGAGAGCACAGTGATCTGACCCGAATTCCTGTCCCACTCCAGCTGTTCCGTTGGTGTTCCCCTGAAATAATCCTGGGGAAACCTGGGACAGTCAAATCAGATGTTTACAGCttctgtgcagtgctgcaggagacCTTGACAG AGAGCCCTCCCTGGAAAGATGTGGAAGACTCAGCTATTAAACAGCTCATCCTTTcaggggagcagctggaagcagaTGCCAGGCTCCCCCTGATCTATTATGATGTTGTCAAGTCAGGGCTGGAACCCAAACAGAGGAGCCGCTCCATGAAGCTGCAGGATATTCAGTATATCCTGAAAAAGGACTTAAAG gaCTTGGTTAAGTCTGAAGGTGGCCAGAGATCTGCTGTTCTTGCAGATGTGAACATCTGCTGGGCATCAGCTTTTAGGTTCAAGAAAAGAACAGTGGAGATCCAGGAAAAAGAGCTAAGCAAGGCTG GTGGCTTTTCTGCCCCCAAATACTCTGCTTTCCCCAAGGAGAACAGTGCTTTGGTggtggaggaggcagcagccagtgcAGAGCCAACTGAACAGGACAGAAGTCTTGATGTCTCCTCTGAACTCCAGACAGGGGCTTCTCACTACACTGAGAGTGATGTGGATGGGAGCCTGTGCAGCTTTGAAATGAATGAAATCCTAGCCAGTTATCCAGAAGGTCCCCAAGACTTCCTGGAAGGAGAACCTGGATTAGGGCAAGCTCTGAAGgatgcagaaaagcagcaaaaggaagatcAGAGCCTGtgggagggtgaggaggaggggggggaaTCCTTGGAGTCCAGCACGGGGTTctctggagaggaggaggaggaggtggaagaagaggaggaggaagaagtggaggaggaagaagaggaaagggtGAGAGAAGCCTCTGCCCTGTCTCAGGTGAGAGGAGATGCTGGCAGGAGGCTGAGCAGCCCTTCCCAGAGCGAGCAGCACATCAGCAAGTGTGCCCTTAACCTCAGGATCATGCAGAGCATgctgcagcaggctggagattccctgagcagggcagaggagaagctggacaggctggaggccatgggaaagcagaagctgcaCCAGGAAATCAGGGTGAATCTGCTTCCTAAGGAAGGTTCTCAAGGAAGACACTGGAATGAGTCTGCTACTACCCAAAATACTGATAAGACTTTTTCTGGAGTTGATGTTTTTTTACAGAATGCTGTAGCTCCTCCATCCAGGGACTACGTTCCACCATCAATAACATGTCAGGCACCAGGCAGAGACAGCTTCCAGGCTGTTCCCAAGACAGCCAAGGAAAGAGAGGCAATTCAAAAAGAGAAGTGGAAGAGCAAAATTGCAACCGGCCATCGTGATCTGGGATTCAAAGGCCTGGATGATGAAGTGAGCCTAAACCAGGAG AATTTCCTCCCACACGTGTCTGCGAGATGCCAACAGAAGTTCAACTTGCAGTGTCAGAGAGGAGCTGATTCACATCCTGCAGCAAGAAGGGGAGAGAAGTG GTGCCATTCAAAAGCAAGAGCTGAATTCTGGAGCAAAACAAAATGTGAGAAGAGGAGGGTGATGCAGTTGGGATGGAGGA cTGAAGTCAAGCAAATGGCCAGAAGAGTGGCCTCGGGACAGCTGGGGCTCAGCTGTGCTTACCCTGCCAGTGAATGCACGTCTGAAAGTGAAGCAGAAAGTGTCAAGGAAACCTCCCAACATGTCCCTGCTAGAACCCCAAAAagtcaggagcagcagaggtgtgggtggcagccaggtgagggtgcagagccctgggaccTGGGCAGTGAGGATAGAGCTGAATCTGGGGAGAGTGATCTGGAGCCTGCACTCAGCAGTTCCACAG ggagcagctgccagTCCCCAGCACCAGATGAGCAAGCAGAGTCTGGAGCAGCCATTCCTGAGAGTTCAGTCCTTCCTCAGCAAGCTGAGAATCTCTCCAGA GGACATTCAAGGGAATTACATTGTTCCCTTAATTCACCTCCTGATGTGACTGAAGAATTCTTCACTCCtgatttccttcctcctgctcttgAGGGAAGGTCAGAACCAGag ACCTCAAATGCTGATGGCAAAGCAGAAGATGTTTGTGCAggatttttacagaaattacCTGCAGATGCAGCATCAGGAATTCAGGCTCCAG GAGGAAAAATACTATTCTGCAGCACAACTCCACAGAGCTGTGGCAGTAACAGGCTGGGAGTGAATCAGCTGGGCCAAATGCCTGGAGTCAG GGTGGATGCAGCACGAGAAGCAACACTGTGGGAGCCACAGGAAGAATGCCAAGAAAAAGATGT ATCAGTGGCAGATATTCAGGATTTGTCCAGCATCCCCTGTGAGCAGAACTTCCAGAGGGGTGTGGAGTGTAAAACCCCACGGCTGAGCCACGCTCCCACCAGTGTCAGCACCCCCTTGGGCTCAG aggaaaaaattccattagCCTTTGAGAAATACAAACACTACCATGAATTTTCTTCAGACTCTTCCTTTTGTGGCTCTCATGAGACCTCCTCCACAGTGTTCAAGACTTTCACCACAGCCTGTGAAGGGGAGAGGAGCATGGAAATTCCAACTCCAAGAGTTTGCCCATTTGGACTGAAGGAGCCT GTTGGGTTGCCACCAGTTGTTTCATCCCTGAGAAACACCAGGCAGGCACCTG CACTCTCAGAGTCATCTCCCCCCTCCATTGATGAGCTGCCTCCACCAGCCCAAGAGCTGCTGGATGAAATTG AACACTTAAAGCAGCAAGATTCCATCACTCCAGGCTTGGAAGGGATGGGATTGCAAGACTCAGGAGTGCAAGTGAATG CTCTTGATCAAGTTAAAATGGAAAACggagagacagaaaaagaatCTGGAAGAAATGAGAAGACAAATCAGAGTTTATGGACTGAGGAGTCATTTAATCTAGCAGAGGATACAGAAAG GGCTCACTCCAGTCTCGATGATATTTTGGAAGGAATGCTGCAtgcagttcctggagatgaggagaTCCAAGAAGAACCTCGGGGGCACACTCTTGG GGCTGCCAGGCTGCAGGATCCAGAAGATGTTGGAAGGAAGAATGGAGTAGAGGAGAGAGAAGCCTTGGCTGGAGGCAGAGCACCAGGAACTTCAGCAGGT tttttttCAGACGAGCCCCCCAAGGATCAGAAATCccacccccagcagcagcagctggctccAGCTCCACCCTTCAG GATAATTGTTTTGGATGAGAGCTCTCTCCAAGATGAAAACACAGAGTGA
- the LOC134052727 gene encoding pinopsin, with translation MDSPQEPPNNSTPGPFDGPQWPHQGPRALYLAVAVLMGLVVAAASLLNGLVIVVSIRHKRLRSPLNYILVNLAVANLLVTLCGSSVSLSNNIRGFFAFGKRLCQLEGFMVSLTGIVGLWSLAILALERYLVVCRPLGEFRFQHRHAASGCAFTWGWSLLWTTPPLLGWSSYVPEGLRTSCGPNWYTGGSNNSSYILVLFVTCFVMPLSLILFSYTNLLLTLRAAAAQQREADTTQQAEREVTRMVVAMVVAFLTCWLPYSTFALVVATNKDIVIQPALASLPSYFSKTATVYNPIIYVFMNKQFQSCLLGMLCCGYHPRGMGKTSPAVPNPQVAAEGLRNKVTPSHAV, from the exons ATGGAcagcccccaggagcccccaAACAACAGCACCCCAGGTCCCTTTGATGGCCCCCAGTGGCCCCACCAGGGTCCCCGGGCTCTGTACCTGGCCGTGGCCGTGCTCATGGGGCTCGTGGTGGCCGCGGCCTCGCTGCTCAATGGCCTGGTCATCGTGGTGTCCATCAGGCACAAGAGGCTGCGCTCGCCCCTGAATTACATCCTGGTGAACCTGGCTGTGGCCAACCTGCTGGTGACGCTGTGCGGGAGCTCCGTCAGCCTCTCCAACAACATCCGCGGCTTCTTCGCCTTTGGGAAACGCCTCTGCCAGCTCGAGGGCTTCATGGTGTCCCTGACAG GCATCGTGGGGCTGTGGTCCCTGGccatcctggccttggagaGGTACCTGGTGGTCTGCAGACCCCTGGGAGAATTTCGGTTCCAGCACCGGCACGCTGCCAGTGGCTGTGCCTTCACCTGGGGCTGGTCCCTGCTCTGGACAACCCCACCActcctgggctggagcagctacGTTCCTGAAG GCCTGAGAACCTCCTGCGGGCCCAACTGGTACACGGGTGGcagcaacaacagcagctacatcctggttttgtttgtcaCCTGCTTTGTGATGCCCCTGAGCCTGATCCTCTTCTCCTACACCAACCTGCTGCTGACCCTGCGGGCG GCTGCGGCGCAGCAGCGAGAGGCGGACACGACGCAGCAGGCGGAGAGGGAGGTGACACGCATGGTGGTGGCCATGGTGGTGGCCTTCCTCACCTGCTGGCTGCCCTACAGCACCTTTGCACTGGTGGTGGCCACCAACAAGGACATTGTCatccagccagccctggcatCCCTGCCCTCCTACTTCTCCAAGACGGCCACGGTTTACAACCCCATCATCTACGTCTTCATGAACAAACAG ttccagagctgcctgctgggaatgctgtgcTGTGGTTACCATCCCCGGGGGATGGGGAAAACCTCTCCAGCTGTCCCCAATCCCCAGGTGGCTGCAGAGGGGCTGAGGAACAAGGTGACACCATCCCACGCCGTGTGA